A window from Staphylococcus succinus encodes these proteins:
- a CDS encoding phosphatase PAP2 family protein, translating to MSRWKRISLLIIFTLIFGIIAFFHESRLGKWIDNEVYEFIYSSESFITTSFFLGVTKIGEVWAMICLSLLLIAYLMLKRLNIEALFFAIAMSLSSTLNPLLKNVFDRERPTLLRLIDISGFSFPSGHAMGSAAFFGSTMFIANRVLQGKSKAFMIGISALFIVMISSSRVYLGVHYPTDIIAGIVGGAFCVILSSLILRHKLQS from the coding sequence ATGAGTCGTTGGAAAAGAATATCTTTACTTATCATTTTCACTTTAATATTTGGCATCATTGCATTCTTCCATGAATCGAGATTAGGTAAATGGATAGACAATGAAGTATATGAATTTATATATTCTTCAGAAAGTTTTATTACTACTTCCTTTTTCCTTGGTGTCACAAAGATTGGCGAGGTATGGGCTATGATATGCTTATCTTTATTGCTAATTGCTTATTTAATGTTGAAAAGGCTAAATATAGAAGCTTTATTTTTTGCAATTGCAATGAGTTTATCGAGTACTTTAAACCCTCTATTAAAAAATGTTTTTGATAGAGAAAGGCCAACGCTTTTAAGGTTAATTGATATTTCTGGTTTCAGTTTTCCAAGTGGCCATGCAATGGGATCGGCTGCTTTCTTCGGAAGTACAATGTTTATTGCAAACCGAGTATTGCAAGGTAAATCAAAGGCCTTTATGATAGGTATTTCAGCACTGTTTATAGTCATGATTTCTTCATCTCGTGTCTATTTAGGTGTACATTACCCAACTGATATTATTGCTGGAATTGTTGGGGGCGCTTTTTGCG